The Candidatus Zixiibacteriota bacterium DNA window GGACCTCATAATCTCGAGAACGCCATGGCCGCCGGTGCCGCCGCGCTTCTGGCAGGTGTCCCTGCGGAAACGATAAGTGACGTATTTGAACAATTTCCAGGGGTGGAACACAGGCTTGAATATGTGGCCACTATCGATGGTATCCGGTTTGTCAATGATTCCAAGGCGACCAATGTCGATTCTGTCTGGTACGCGCTCCAGTCAGTAGCAGAAAAAATCGTTCTGATACTGGGAGGCAAGTACAAGGGAGGCGATCTCGAACGCCTGAATGAACTCATTACGCAAAAAGTCAGACATATAGTATTGATCGGTGAAGCCACGTCTCGCATGCGTGAAGCCTATGAACCGATCGTCAACCTGAGCCGGGCTAATTCACTTGAGGAAGCAGTCCGCATAAGTTATGAAGTCGCCCGTGAAAATGACACCGTGCTTCTGTCACCCGCCTGTGCTTCTTTCGATATGTTTCGTGACTATGAACATCGCGGGCAGGTTTTTAAACAGGCAGTCAGGGGATTGAAAAAAGATGAAAAAGAATAAAGAACATCGATTCGACTATACTCTTTTTGCAGTGGTGATGATCCTGTTGACGATCGGTGTGGTTATGATCTATTCCGCCTCGTCTTTCATGGCCCAGGTCAAATGGAACCAGAGCGAATTATTCTTCAAAAAGCAGTTGTTCTGGTTCGTGCTGGCTATCGCCACGATTTTGATCGTGTCAAAGATCAACTACACCCACTGGCGTTACATGGCATGGCCCGTTA harbors:
- a CDS encoding UDP-N-acetylmuramoyl-L-alanine--D-glutamate ligase, whose product is GPHNLENAMAAGAAALLAGVPAETISDVFEQFPGVEHRLEYVATIDGIRFVNDSKATNVDSVWYALQSVAEKIVLILGGKYKGGDLERLNELITQKVRHIVLIGEATSRMREAYEPIVNLSRANSLEEAVRISYEVARENDTVLLSPACASFDMFRDYEHRGQVFKQAVRGLKKDEKE